Proteins co-encoded in one Brassica rapa cultivar Chiifu-401-42 chromosome A02, CAAS_Brap_v3.01, whole genome shotgun sequence genomic window:
- the LOC103851459 gene encoding FBD-associated F-box protein At5g22730-like, which translates to MEEKSFSKIQQRMYDEYRARYLRAREDTISKLPDPLLCQILSHLPTKDAFSTSVLSHRWKTVCLSVPNLDLDSSEFPDYDTFVTFIDKLLAFSRKENSVLYKVKLSLRKEDENDQYCVTRWIDSVANPKLNHLDVECLLVNRKFLEVVPQSLYIQCDTLVYLRLHRVSFGELKSVSLPCLKTMRLEHNVYASDASLELLISSCLVLEDLSVVRMVPDNVKVLRVRSQTLTSLHVDYLYGEGDGFVDVFEREGSGVFIDAPRLKYLKFEDDLSDVKVITNSVSLEKVNVAFVFGENDFSHVIDLPKRNMVSNFFNSISGVKEMKISLYTMEVCNFILHFLDYNWVWESYDPLPQFCNVSTLKVTFSVLNLDMMMPTLLESFPNLKSLVLKLDDPSSEKAANVRLSSVPPCLLSSLEFVKIKRFNGGPVDMEVARYFLENTQVLKKLVLDFKCSAFEQGFYMLRDLIALPRRSSSCQILLC; encoded by the exons ATGGAGGAAAAAAGCTTTTCCAAGATACAACAACGAATGTACGACGAGTACCGTGCACGCTACTTAAGAGCTAGAGAGGATACGATAAGCAAACTGCCCGATCCTTTGTTATGTCAGATCCTGTCCCACCTCCCGACAAAGGATGCTTTCAGTACTAGTGTTCTGTCCCATAGGTGGAAAACCGTTTGTCTTTCGGTTCCTAATTTGGATTTGGACTCTTCCGAGTTCCCAGACTACGATACCTTTGTTACCTTCATAGACAAGCTCCTAGCTTTCTCTAGAAAAGAGAACTCAGTCTTGTACAAGGTCAAGCTAAGCCTTCGGAAAGAAGATGAGAACGATCAGTACTGCGTCACACGGTGGATAGATTCTGTGGCTAACCCTAAACTCAACCATCTTGACGTTGAGTGTCTTCTTGTGAACCGTAAGTTTCTAGAGGTGGTCCCACAAAGCCTTTATATACAATGTGACACGCTGGTTTACCTAAGACTCCATCGTGTCTCCTTCGGTGAGTTAAAGTCTGTGTCCTTGCCTTGTCTCAAGACCATGCGTTTAGAACACAACGTCTACGCTAGCGACGCGAGTCTTGAGTTACTCATCTCGTCTTGCCTTGTTCTTGAAGATTTGAGCGTTGTTAGAATGGTACCGGATAACGTGAAGGTTCTGCGTGTGAGATCTCAGACGTTAACAAGCTTGCATGTCGACTATTTGTATGGTGAAGGTGATGGCTTCGTTGATGTGTTTGAGAGAGAAGGCTCGGGGGTTTTCATTGATGCACCTAGACTCAAGTACTTGAAGTTCGAAGATGATCTGTCAGACGTTAAAGTCATTACCAATTCAGTGTCCTTGGAGAAAGTCAATGTTGCTTTTGTCTTTGGTGAGAATGATTTTTCCCACGTTATCGACTTGCCAAAGCGCAATATGGtcagtaatttttttaacagcATTTCAGGAGTTAAGGAAATGAAGATCTCTTTGTATACTATGGAGGTATGCAATTTCATATtacat TTTCTTGACTATAACTGGGTATGGGAGTCATACGACCCACTGCCTCAGTTTTGCAACGTTTCCACTTTAAAAGTGACGTTTTCTGTATTAAATCTAGATATGATGATGCCAACCCTTCTTGAGAGCTTTCCGAATCTTAAATCACTCGTCTTAAAGCTG GATGATCCTTCGAGCGAGAAAGCAGCAAATGTAAGACTCTCATCTGTACCTCCGTGTTTGCTGTCATCACTAGAGTTTGTGAAGATAAAGCGTTTCAACGGAGGGCCCGTTGACATGGAAGTAGCTAGGTACTTTTTAGAGAACACACAAGTTCTCAAGAAACTTGTTCTGGATTTTAAATGTTCAGCATTTGAACAAGGGTTTTACATGTTGAGGGATCTCATTGCGTTGCCCAGGAGATCTAGCTCGTGTCAAATTCTACTTTGTTGA
- the LOC103851460 gene encoding FBD-associated F-box protein At5g22730-like — translation MEERFSKQQRMYDESYIRAREDTISNLPDSLLSQILSYLPTKDTVGTSVLSHRWKSVWLLVPNLDLSSSEFPDYNAFASFIDRLLAFSREENSLLYKLKLSIQKEDGNDQSCVTRWIDSVANPKLNHLDVECTLANRKFLEVIPQSLYIECDTLVSLRLHRVSLGELESVSLPCLKTMRLEHNVYASDASLEILISSPPALEDLSVVRMVPDNVKVLRVRSQSLTSFHVDYLLGEGDDYVDALERGKDSGVLIDAPRLKYLKFDDDLSDSKIITTNTVSLEKVNVAFVFGEHDFIDVVDLTKRNMVSGFFKSISGVKEMKISSYTMEFLDFNRQDELYDPLPQFCNVSTLKVAFYVSNLDMMMPTLLESFPNLKSLVLKLDYYDPSRDEEAADVRLSSVVSQCLLSSLESVKIKCFNRGPVNMEVARYFLENSLVLKKLVLDFRCSVVEEGFNMLRELIALPRRSSSCQVLLC, via the exons ATGGAGGAACGCTTTTCGAAACAACAACGAATGTACGACGAAAGTTACATAAGGGCTAGAGAGGACACGATAAGCAACCTGCCCGATTCTTTGTTATCTCAGATACTGTCCTACCTCCCGACAAAGGATACTGTCGGAACTAGTGTTCTGTCCCATAGGTGGAAAAGCGTTTGGCTTTTGGTTCCTAACTTGGATTTGTCCTCTTCTGAGTTCCCAGACTACAATGCCTTTGCTAGTTTTATAGACAGGCTCCTAGCTTTCTCTAGAGAAGAGAACTCACTCTTGTACAAGCTCAAGCTCAGTATTCAAAAAGAAGATGGGAACGACCAGTCTTGCGTCACACGGTGGATAGATTCTGTAGCTAACCCTAAACTCAACCATCTTGACGTCGAGTGTACTCTTGCGAACCGTAAGTTTCTAGAAGTAATCCCACAAAGCCTTTATATAGAATGTGACACGTTGGTGTCTCTAAGACTCCATCGTGTATCCTTGGGTGAGTTAGAGTCAGTCTCCTTGCCTTGTCTCAAGACCATGCGTTTAGAACACAACGTCTACGCCAGCGACGCGAGTCTTGAGATACTCATCTCGTCTCCCCCTGCTCTCGAGGACTTGAGCGTTGTTAGAATGGTGCCGGATAACGTGAAGGTTCTGCGCGTGAGGTCTCAGTCGTTAACTAGCTTTCATGTAGACTATTTGCTTGGTGAAGGCGATGACTATGTCGATGCTTTGGAGAGAGGAAAAGACTCAGGGGTTTTGATCGATGCGCCTAGACTCAAGTACTTGAAGTTCGACGATGATCTATCTGACAGTAAAATCATTACCACCAATACAGTGTCCTTGGAGAAAGTCAACGTCGCTTTTGTCTTTGGTGAGCATGATTTTATCGATGTTGTCGACTTGACAAAGCGAAACATGGTCAGTGGTTTCTTTAAAAGCATTTCAGGAGTTAAGGAGATGAAGATCTCTTCGTATACTATGGAG tttcttgaTTTTAACAGGCAAGACGAGTTATACGACCCGTTGCCTCAGTTTTGCAACGTTTCCACTTTGAAAGTGGCGTTTTACGTGTCGAATCTGGATATGATGATGCCAACCCTTCTTGAGAGCTTTCCAAATCTAAAATCACTCGTCTTAAAGCTG GATTATTATGATCCTTCGAGGGATGAGGAAGCAGCTGATGTGAGACTCTCATCTGTAGTATCTCAGTGTTTGCTGTCATCACTAGAGTCTGTAAAGATAAAGTGTTTCAACAGAGGGCCTGTTAACATGGAGGTAGCTAGGTACTTTTTGGAGAACTCACTGGTCCTTAAGAAACTTGTTCTGGATTTTAGATGTTCGGTGGTTGAAGAAGGGTTTAACATGTTGAGGGAGCTCATTGCGTTGCCCAGGAGATCTAGCTCGTGTCAAGTCCTACTTTGTTAG
- the LOC103851458 gene encoding histone deacetylase HDT2, with product MEFWGVEVKAGKPLKVKPDEDCLIHLSQASLDKGKKGEAALLYVTVDGKKLVIGTLVQDTIPQISFDLVFEKEFELSHSSKGSVHFIGYKSPNIDEEEDFPSDSEEEEEEVEVPATSTVTTTNGAAPASSVVTVDSKPKAKAAAAAKPAEVKPESDEDDDESDEEDDSEDDGSDSEKGMDVDEDDSEDEEDDSEEEEDTPKKPEPINKKRPIESATPVSAKKAKPAATPQKTEEKKKGGHTATPHPAKKGGKSPMNANQSPKSGGQSSGSGGNKKPFNNSGKQFGSNNKGNKGKGGKGRA from the exons ATGGAATTCTGGG GAGTTGAGGTTAAGGCAGGGAAGCCACTTAAAGTGAAACCTGATGAAGACTGTCTCATCCACCtttcacag GCATCTCTTGATAAAGGGAAGAAGGGTGAAGCTGCTCTCTTGTACGTGACCGTTGATGGGAAGAAGCTTGTGATTGGAACCCTTGTTCAAGACACCATCCCCCAGATCAGCTTTGATCTGGTCTTTGAGAAGGAGTTTGAGCTCTCCCACTCCTCCAAAGGAAGCGTCCACTTCATCGGCTACAAGTCTCCCAACATCGACGAAGAGGAGGATTTCCCTTCTGAttcagaggaagaagaggaggaagttGAGGTTCCTGCTACTTCAACTGTCACTACAACCAACGGAGCAGCACCTGCTTCCAGTGTTGTTACTGTTGACTCAAAGCCAAAGGCTAAGGCGGCGGCTGCTGCTAAGCCTGCTGAAGTGAAGCCTGAATcggatgaggatgatgatgagtcTGACGAGGAGGATGACTCTGAAGATGATGGTTCTGACTCTGAGAAAGGA ATGGATGTTGATGAGGATGATTCTGAGGACGAGGAGGATGATTCTGAGGAGGAAGAGGATACCCCTAAGAAG CCTGAGCCCATCAACAAGAAGAGGCCCATTGAATCTGCAACACCTGTCTCTGCTAAGAAGGCTAAACCTGCAGCCACCCCTCAGAAAACAG aggagaagaagaagggagGGCACACAGCAACACCACACCCAGCTAAAAAGGGTGGAAAGAGTCCTATGAATGCTAACCAGAGCCCCAAATCTGGAGGTCAATCATCTGGATCTGGTGGTAACAAGAAGCCATTCAACAACTCTGGCAAGCAATTTGGTTCTAACAACAAGGGCAACAAGGGAAAAGGAGGAAAGGGCAGAGCCTAA
- the LOC103851461 gene encoding glucomannan 4-beta-mannosyltransferase 2 produces the protein MDGVSPKFVLPETFDGVKMEITGQLGMIWELVKAPVIVPLLQLAVYICLLMSIMLLCERVYMGIVIVLVKLFWKKPEKRYKFEPIHDDEELGSSNFPVVLVQIPMFNEREVYKLSIGAASGLSWPSDRLVIQVLDDSTDPTVKQMVEMECQRWASKGINITYQIRENRVGYKAGALKEGLKRSYVKHCEYVVIFDADFQPEPDFLRRSIPFLVHNPNIALVQARWRFVNSDECLLTRMQEMSLDYHFTVEQEVGSSTHAFFGFNGTAGIWRIAAINEAGGWKDRTTVEDMDLAVRASLRGWKFLYLGDLQVKSELPSTFRAFRFQQHRWSCGPANLFRKMVMEIIRNKKVRFWKKVYVIYSFFFVRKVIAHWVTFCFYCVVLPLTILVPEVKVPIWGSVYIPSIITVLNSVGTPRSIHLLFYWILFENVMSLHRTKATLIGLFEAGRANEWVVTAKLGSGQGAKGNTKGLKKFPRIFKLPDRLNTLELGFAAFLFVCGCYDYAHGKNNYFIYLFLQTMSFFISGLGWIGTYVPS, from the exons ATGGACGGTGTTTCACCAAAGTTTGTGTTGCCGGAGACATTCGACGGTGTAAAGATGGAGATCACAGGCCAGCTAGGCATGATCTGGGAGCTTGTCAAGGCACCAGTGATTGTCCCTCTGCTTCAGCTAGCGGTTTACATCTGTCTGCTAATGTCTATCATGCTGTTGTGTGAGAGGGTTTACATGGGAATCGTCATCGTCCTCGTCAAGCTCTTCTGGAAAAAACCTGAGAAACGCTACAAGTTCGAGCCCATTCACGATGATGAAGAGCTTGGAAGCTCCAACTTCCCGGTGGTTCTCGTCCAAATCCCCATGTTCAACGAACGAGAG GTTTACAAGCTATCAATAGGAGCGGCGAGTGGACTCTCATGGCCGTCCGATCGTCTCGTGATCCAAGTGCTTGATGACTCAACAGATCCTACTGTTAAG CAAATGGTGGAGATGGAGTGCCAAAGATGGGCAAGTAAAGGAATCAATATAACGTATCAAATCAGAGAGAATAGAGTTGGGTACAAGGCCGGTGCGTTAAAGGAAGGACTCAAACGCAGTTATGTCAAACATTGCGAGTATGTTGTCATCTTCGACGCTGATTTTCAGCCTGAACCTGATTTTCTTCGCCGTAGCATTCCATTTCTCGTCCACAATCCCAACATTGCACTCGTCCAGGCCCGATGGAGATTCG TAAATTCTGATGAATGCTTATTGACAAGGATGCAAGAAATGTCGCTGGACTACCATTTCACTGTTGAGCAAGAAGTCGGCTCATCAACACATGCTTTCTTCGGCTTTAAcg gAACCGCCGGAATATGGAGAATAGCAGCGATAAATGAAGCCGGCGGGTGGAAAGATAGGACCACCGTGGAAGATATGGACCTTGCCGTCCGAGCAAGTCTCCGTGGCTGGAAATTTCTCTACCTCGGTGACCTACAG gtGAAAAGTGAGCTTCCAAGTACTTTTAGAGCCTTCCGTTTTCAGCAACATAGATGGTCTTGTGGACCTGCAAATCTGTTTAGGAAAATGGTTATGGAGATCATCAGAAACAAG AAAGTTAGATTCTGGAAGAAAGTGTATGTGATCTACAGCTTCTTCTTTGTGAGGAAAGTCATTGCACATTGGGTTACATTTTGTTTCTACTGcgttgttcttcctctcaccATTCTTGTCCCTGAAGTTAAAGTTCCAATTTGGGGTTCCGTTTACATCCCTTCCATCATCACTGTCCTCAACTCTGTCGGTACTCCCAG gTCGATTCATCTGCTGTTCTATTGGATTCTATTTGAGAATGTGATGTCCCTGCACCGGACAAAGGCCACTCTCATTGGTCTGTTTGAGGCAGGTAGAGCTAACGAATGGGTCGTGACTGCTAAGCTTGGAAGCGGTCAAGGCGCTAAAGGGAATACAAAAGGGCTTAAAAAGTTCCCTAGAATCTTCAAATTGCCTGATCG ATTGAATACATTGGAGCTAGGATTCGCGGCGTTCTTGTTCGTGTGTGGATGCTATGACTATGCGCATGGGAAGAACAATTACTTCATCTACTTGTTTCTTCAGACAATGTCCTTTTTCATCAGTGGGCTTGGGTGGATCGGGACTTATGTCCCCAGTTAG
- the LOC103851751 gene encoding histone deacetylase HDT2-like, whose product MEFWGAKVKAGKTLKVKPGENCLIHISQASLGKAKKGVFGLLYATVDDKKLLLGTLSQDSFPHINFDHLLFDREFELSHTLDRGYVHFIGHQRKKKKRANESSKTPVSFNTGKSVLQPCSESKTNQKKQKIQKENSEEIKEMNKSIKELSEAVKTLQQILLTKADLPEEKETPKNEDSCCFGCEEATGNNEQTIFVKGFENLRPRAEIKNALSNFFGSCGEITRVYVPFECKNRIPLGFAFIDLRKGEGNEKALELNGSYMGGKELEVTMASHRDEYYGFTDFHGCERCPVFLDHIYFPSSIKHRRSVYS is encoded by the exons GAGCTAAAGTCAAGGCCGGCAAGACTCTCAAAGTAAAGCCTGGTGAAAACTGTCTCATCCACATCTCTCAG GCTTCCCTTGGTAAAGCGAAAAAGGGAGTATTTGGCCTCTTGTATGCCACCGTTGATGACAAGAAACTCCTCCTTGGAACACTCTCTCAAGATAGCTTCCCTCACATCAACTTTGATCATCTCCTCTTCGACAGAGAATTCGAGCTCTCCCACACCCTGGACAGAGGATATGTCCATTTCATTGGCCACCAgcgcaagaagaagaagagggctAATGAATCTTCCAAAACGCCTGTCTCCTTCAATACAG GTAAGAGCGTGTTGCAACCTTGTTCTGAGAGCAAAACAAATCAGAAGAAGCAgaagatacagaaggagaatTCTGAG GAAATCAAAGAGATGAATAAATCTATCAAAGAGCTGTCTGAAGCTGTGAAAACGCTGCAACAGATTCTATTGACAAAAGCCGATCTACCAGAG GAGAAAGAAACCCCAAAGAACGAAGATTCTTGCTGTTTCGGGTGTGAAGAAGCGACGGGAAACAATGAGCAAACCATTTTCGTTAAAGGATTTGAAAATCTGCGACCAAGGGCTGAAATCAAGAATGCATTGAGTAACTTTTTCGGTTCTTGTGGAGAGATCACTAGGGTTTATGTTCCCTTTGAGTGTAAAAACCGCATTCCCTTAGGGTTCGCTTTCATTGATCTGAGAAAGGGTGAAGGCAATGAGAAGGCGTTGGAACTAAATGGAAGTTACATGGGAGGAAAGGAGCTTGAGGTGACGATGGCTAGTCATAGAGACGAATACTATGGCTTTACTGACTTTCATGGTTGTGAACGCTGTCCAGTGTTTCTAGACCATATTTACTTCCCCTCCTCGATTAAACACCGTCGTTCTGTTTATAG TTGA